A window of the Fibrobacter sp. UWB2 genome harbors these coding sequences:
- a CDS encoding esterase — MNHLSLKCAAMALAFAASAQAFTVTGKVSDESGKAIEKASVELLKNALKTTTDSKGEFKLFKEDSTIGIHAVARPMLGYVSVMNGVLSYSQSTNEPVRIQVFDAVGSRVLNETVYGTGTLDMQSIVKAQGSYFARVSVGSAKSNFRFTSNGNYGISFGEAVARGLKKEDAGDELRVIATDYDTLTVALSNLDTNVTLKLKKTVKQPEYAYGWGLKNDPVPTRGCGKDTKLDYKYRGDKPYIEFKWSKGSRTVRLDIPKNYDKNKPYKLIFGMQCMGGWAGGVQDEGYYGLKPLDTENTAIFVAPEGNGNQAPWGQDDYTLFDELLAYLEGNFCIDSSRVFSTGFSYGSMFSNGLSWNHQDVLRAVAVYETAERNIWLPQRKKMGIGWMGVLGLQDNLCTPAMGRSARDIILELNSEGGKAKNERAQEYGGNGPHVCYDYTTVEERFPVRWCTQNGGHIWDHKDPGSNQSWVPKTTWDFFNKF; from the coding sequence ATGAATCATCTCAGTTTGAAGTGTGCTGCAATGGCGCTTGCTTTTGCGGCATCTGCACAGGCCTTTACCGTTACGGGTAAGGTTAGCGACGAAAGCGGCAAGGCTATCGAAAAAGCCTCCGTAGAACTTCTTAAAAACGCACTCAAGACAACGACCGATTCCAAGGGCGAATTCAAGCTCTTCAAGGAAGATTCGACGATTGGCATCCATGCGGTTGCACGCCCGATGCTCGGCTACGTGAGCGTGATGAACGGCGTTTTGTCTTATTCCCAGAGCACAAATGAACCGGTGCGCATTCAGGTTTTTGATGCTGTAGGTTCCCGCGTCTTGAACGAAACCGTTTATGGCACGGGCACGCTTGACATGCAGTCTATCGTGAAAGCCCAGGGCTCTTATTTTGCACGCGTGAGCGTCGGTAGCGCTAAAAGCAATTTCCGCTTTACATCCAATGGCAATTACGGGATTTCGTTTGGCGAAGCTGTGGCTCGCGGCCTCAAGAAAGAAGATGCTGGCGATGAACTGCGCGTAATTGCAACGGATTATGATACGCTTACGGTTGCGCTCAGTAACTTGGACACAAACGTTACTCTCAAGCTCAAAAAGACGGTCAAGCAGCCGGAATACGCTTACGGTTGGGGCCTCAAGAATGATCCTGTGCCGACACGTGGTTGCGGCAAGGATACGAAGCTTGACTACAAGTATCGTGGTGATAAGCCGTATATCGAATTCAAGTGGAGCAAGGGCTCTCGTACAGTGCGTCTTGACATCCCGAAGAACTACGACAAGAATAAACCGTACAAACTCATTTTCGGTATGCAGTGCATGGGCGGCTGGGCCGGTGGCGTGCAGGATGAAGGCTACTATGGCCTGAAACCGCTCGATACGGAAAATACCGCTATCTTCGTCGCTCCGGAAGGCAATGGAAACCAGGCCCCGTGGGGTCAGGATGACTACACGCTCTTCGATGAACTCCTTGCATACCTCGAAGGCAACTTCTGCATTGACTCTTCTCGCGTGTTCTCGACCGGCTTTAGCTACGGCTCCATGTTCTCTAACGGACTTTCTTGGAACCATCAGGACGTGCTCCGCGCTGTTGCCGTGTACGAAACCGCTGAACGCAATATTTGGCTCCCGCAGCGCAAGAAGATGGGCATTGGCTGGATGGGCGTGCTCGGCTTGCAGGACAATCTCTGCACTCCGGCAATGGGTCGCTCTGCTCGCGATATCATCTTGGAACTCAACTCCGAAGGTGGCAAGGCCAAGAACGAGCGTGCTCAGGAATACGGTGGCAACGGTCCGCACGTTTGCTATGACTACACGACTGTCGAAGAACGCTTCCCAGTTCGCTGGTGCACGCAGAACGGCGGCCACATTTGGGACCACAAGGATCCGGGTTCGAACCAGTCTTGGGTACCGAAGACCACTTGGGATTTCTTCAATAAGTTCTAA